The proteins below come from a single Fodinicola acaciae genomic window:
- a CDS encoding PrgI family mobile element protein — translation MIVRTFTHAWNMRVRIYAFDDIRLPVKNGISIPQVIAGVAAAVVWVPLCFLLGVPSWVGNAGVATMIIAAPPVIVLLYADRPIAHEKTTEEWLSSWLTHQSEPRRLAALTTAPAPRRVLLTASRWVPQEQLDGDRR, via the coding sequence ATGATCGTCCGGACGTTCACGCACGCGTGGAACATGCGCGTGCGGATCTACGCGTTCGACGACATCCGGTTGCCGGTCAAGAACGGGATCTCGATTCCACAGGTGATAGCCGGAGTCGCCGCCGCCGTGGTCTGGGTGCCGCTGTGCTTCCTGCTCGGCGTCCCCAGCTGGGTCGGCAACGCCGGCGTGGCCACCATGATCATCGCGGCGCCACCGGTGATCGTGCTGCTCTACGCCGACCGGCCGATCGCGCACGAGAAGACCACCGAGGAGTGGCTGTCCTCCTGGCTGACCCACCAGTCCGAGCCGCGCCGGCTCGCGGCGCTCACCACCGCACCCGCGCCGCGCCGCGTGCTGCTCACCGCCTCGCGGTGGGTGCCGCAGGAGCAGTTGGACGGTGACCGGCGATGA